A window of the Chloroflexus sp. Y-396-1 genome harbors these coding sequences:
- a CDS encoding molybdenum cofactor biosynthesis protein B: MSHQEHRRLAATQTTAIPCAVLTISDSRSEATDESGQYIRTALTQAGHNVVQYAVVRDEPAQIVEMVRRFAAEGCKVIITNGGTGISRRDSTFEAIDALLEKRLPGFGEIFRMLSFAEIGPAAMLSRATAGIIGGTLIFCLPGSPNAVRLGIDRLILPELAHLVWETVR; encoded by the coding sequence ATGAGTCATCAGGAACATCGCCGCCTTGCCGCAACTCAGACCACAGCAATCCCTTGTGCGGTACTGACCATCAGCGATAGTCGTAGCGAAGCCACCGACGAAAGCGGCCAATACATTCGCACAGCGTTGACGCAAGCCGGCCACAATGTGGTACAATATGCCGTGGTGCGAGATGAGCCGGCCCAAATCGTCGAAATGGTACGACGGTTCGCTGCTGAAGGGTGTAAAGTCATTATTACAAATGGCGGTACTGGTATTTCCCGCCGGGATAGTACCTTTGAAGCGATTGATGCCTTGCTTGAAAAGCGCTTACCCGGTTTCGGTGAAATCTTCCGCATGCTTTCATTCGCCGAGATCGGGCCGGCAGCAATGCTGTCGCGGGCAACAGCCGGTATCATAGGGGGAACGTTGATTTTTTGCCTACCCGGCTCGCCAAACGCTGTGCGGCTTGGAATCGACCGCCTCATCTTGCCCGAACTGGCGCATCTGGTCTGGGAAACTGTGCGCTAA
- a CDS encoding 4-vinyl reductase has translation MTSVEAFRGLYYPNKIGRLCFLSLEEVMGQNGVKALLRLADLQQYIDAYPPNDLKREFPFEAISKYSVALGTMYGPRGARGLELRAGRVAFSLGLKEFGPLLGMADLALKLMPITMKLKIVLNATAQTFDRFSDQSSHVEEERGRFVYHITRCSNCITRPEPGPVFYIARGILEEATAWVSGGRRFAVEQLSCIGQGNCSSCAFAIGKDPLE, from the coding sequence ATGACGTCAGTAGAAGCCTTCCGCGGCCTGTACTATCCTAATAAGATCGGCCGACTCTGCTTCCTGTCGCTGGAGGAAGTCATGGGTCAGAACGGCGTGAAGGCCTTGCTCCGGCTTGCCGATCTGCAACAGTACATCGATGCCTATCCGCCGAATGACCTCAAGCGTGAGTTCCCCTTCGAGGCCATCTCGAAATATTCAGTGGCTCTCGGTACGATGTACGGACCGCGCGGAGCACGCGGTCTTGAGTTGCGAGCCGGACGAGTGGCTTTCTCGCTTGGTCTGAAGGAGTTCGGGCCGTTGCTTGGCATGGCTGACCTGGCATTAAAATTAATGCCGATCACCATGAAACTCAAGATCGTACTGAACGCCACTGCCCAGACGTTTGATCGTTTCTCCGACCAGTCGAGCCACGTTGAAGAAGAGCGCGGGCGCTTTGTGTACCATATCACCCGTTGCTCGAACTGTATTACCCGCCCAGAACCCGGCCCCGTCTTCTATATTGCCCGCGGCATCCTCGAAGAGGCGACCGCATGGGTCAGTGGTGGTCGGCGCTTTGCGGTTGAACAGTTGTCGTGCATCGGTCAGGGAAACTGCTCGTCATGCGCTTTCGCTATCGGGAAGGATCCACTGGAGTAG
- the yidD gene encoding membrane protein insertion efficiency factor YidD, with protein sequence MLRWLLLKLIRFYQVAISPWTPPSCIYTPTCSHYGYEAIKKYGALRGGWMTLKRIARCHPFARGGYDPVP encoded by the coding sequence ATGCTACGCTGGCTACTCCTAAAGTTGATTCGCTTCTACCAGGTCGCTATCTCGCCTTGGACGCCGCCGAGCTGTATTTATACTCCAACCTGCTCGCACTATGGCTATGAAGCGATCAAGAAGTATGGGGCGCTGCGTGGTGGCTGGATGACGCTGAAGCGGATCGCACGCTGTCATCCCTTTGCCCGTGGTGGCTATGATCCGGTACCGTAG
- a CDS encoding RNA polymerase sigma factor: MAEPSRETIVRAQQGDQQALTELIISQQHYVYSIAMSVLKNADDAADLTQEAFIRLFRTLPQYNGESRFTTWLYRLVINLCRDELRRRGRQVAIVPPATDDEELDALQTIADNDRLIDPAQSLDLSQLRIEVRRALEQLEPHYRLVLTLYYFEDLKYTDIAEILDLPLNTVKSHIRRGKERLAQLLHTTEPPATRVVEQAVRKTPDEQMLQITPLRLLPGWGRR, translated from the coding sequence GTGGCTGAACCATCTCGTGAGACGATTGTGCGCGCCCAACAGGGTGATCAACAAGCACTCACCGAACTAATTATCAGTCAGCAGCATTACGTCTACAGCATTGCGATGAGCGTGCTCAAAAATGCCGATGATGCTGCTGATTTGACCCAGGAAGCATTTATCCGTCTTTTTCGTACCCTTCCACAGTACAACGGTGAGAGCCGCTTTACCACATGGCTGTACCGACTGGTCATTAATTTGTGCCGTGATGAATTGCGCCGACGTGGACGCCAGGTTGCCATTGTGCCACCGGCAACTGACGATGAAGAACTCGATGCTCTGCAAACCATCGCCGATAATGACCGACTGATTGACCCTGCACAGTCGCTCGACCTGAGTCAGTTACGGATCGAAGTACGACGGGCACTAGAACAATTAGAACCGCACTACCGCCTTGTCTTGACCTTGTATTATTTTGAAGATTTGAAATACACGGACATTGCCGAAATCCTTGATCTTCCCCTCAATACGGTTAAGAGTCATATTCGGCGGGGGAAAGAACGGCTGGCTCAATTGCTGCATACAACCGAACCACCGGCAACTCGTGTTGTTGAGCAAGCGGTACGCAAAACTCCCGACGAGCAAATGCTCCAGATCACACCATTACGCCTGTTGCCGGGGTGGGGAAGGAGGTGA